A region from the Hippopotamus amphibius kiboko isolate mHipAmp2 chromosome 15, mHipAmp2.hap2, whole genome shotgun sequence genome encodes:
- the MIDN gene encoding midnolin isoform X1 has product MEPQPGGARSCRRGAPGGACELGPAAETVPMSLAIHSTTGTRYELSVPPDETVEGLRKRLSQRLKVPKERLALLHKDTRLSSGKLQELGVRDGSKLTLVPTVEAGLMSQASRPEQSVMQALESLTETQPPAAPSPGRAGGGGFRKYRFILFKRPWHRQGPQSPERGGERPQVSDFLSGRSPLTLALRVGDHMMFVQLQLAAQQAPLQHRHVLAAAAAAARGDPGVTSAPVSSPCRPVSGAARVPPVPTGPAPASSPVTAGSFRSHSASTTCPEMDCSPPASAGASPTSPAGGSPTSRSRKPGAVIESFVNHAPGVFSGTFSGTLHPNCQDSSGRPRRDIGTILQILNDLLSATRHYQGMPPSLSQLRCHAQCAPDLAPRATSCEKLAAAAPASLSQARLCKPPGDRLRQTENRATRCKVERLQLLLQQKRLRRKARRDARGPYHWPPSRKAGRSDGGGGGGGPSEAAGLGLDFEDSVWKPEVNPDIKSEFVVA; this is encoded by the exons ATGGAGCCGCAGCCCGGCGGCGCCCGGAGCTGCCGGCGCGGGGCCCCCGGCGGTGCCTGCGAGCTGGGCCCGGCGGCCGAGACGGTGCCCATGAGCCTGGCTATCCACAGCACGACAGGCACCCGCTACGAGCTGTCGGTGCCCCCCGACGAGACGGTGGAGGGGCTGCGCAAGCGGCTGTCCCAACGCCTCAAAGTGCCCAAGGAGCGCCTGGCACTGCTCCACAAAGACAC CCGGCTCAGTTCGGGGAAGCTGCAGGAGCTCGGCGTGCGGGACGGCAGCAAGCTGACGCTCGTGCCCACCGTGGAGGCGGGCCTCATG tCTCAGGCCTCCAGGCCAGAACAGTCTGTCATGCAGGCCCTGGAGAGCTTGACCGAGACACAG cccccagcGGCGCCCAGCCCGGGTCGGGCTGGCGGAGGCGGCTTCCGGAAATACCGATTCATTTTATTTAAGCGTCCGTGGCACCGACAGGGACCCCAGAGCCCAGAGAGGGGCGGCGAGAGGCCCCAG GTCAGTGACTTCTTGTCGGGCCGCTCGCCGCTGACGCTGGCGCTGCGCGTGGGGGACCACATGATGTTCGTGCAGCTGCAGCTCGCCGCCCAGCAGGCCCCGCTGCAGCACCGCCACGTgctggccgccgccgccgccgccgcccgcggggACCCCGGCGTGACCAGCGCCCCCGTGTCCTCTCCCTGCCGGCCCGTGTCCGGCGCCGCCCGCGTGCCCCCGGTGCCCACCGGCCCTGCCCCTGCGTCCTCACCTGTCACCGCCGGCTCCTTCCGCTCCCACTCGGCCTCCACCACCTGCCCCGAG ATGGACTGCTCCCCTCCTGCCAGCGCTGGTGCCAGCCCCACGTCCCCCGCTGGGGGCAGCCCCACCTCCCGCTCCCGCAAACCTGGCGCGGTCATCGAGAGCTTTGTGAACCACGCCCCAGGGGTCTTCTCAGGGACCTTCTCTG GCACGCTGCACCCCAACTGTCAGGACAGCAGCGGGCGGCCGAGGCGGGACATCGGCACCATCCTGCAGATCCTCAACGACCTCCTGAGCGCCACGCGGCACTACCAGGGCATGCCCCCGTCGCTGAGCCAGCTGCGCTGTCACGCGCAGTGCGCCCCCGACCTCGCCCCCAGAGCTACCTCCTGCGAGAAGCTGGCGGCCGCGGCCCCGGCCTCCCTGAGCCAGGCCCGCCTGTGCAAGCCCCCGG GGGACCGGCTGCGGCAGACGGAAAACCGTGCCACCCGCTGTAAGGTGGAGCGCCTGCAGCTGCTGCTCCAGCAGAAACGGCTCCGCAGGAAGGCGCGGCGCGACGCCCGGGGCCCCTACCACTGGCCGCCCAGCCGCAAGGCCGGCCGCagcgacggcggcggcggcggcggcggccccagCGAGGCGGCCGGCCTGGGTCTCGACTTCGAGGACTCCGTCTGGAAGCCAGAAGTGAACCCCGACATCAAGTCAGAGTTCGTGGTGGCCTAG
- the MIDN gene encoding midnolin isoform X2, which produces MEPQPGGARSCRRGAPGGACELGPAAETVPMSLAIHSTTGTRYELSVPPDETVEGLRKRLSQRLKVPKERLALLHKDTRLSSGKLQELGVRDGSKLTLVPTVEAGLMSQASRPEQSVMQALESLTETQVSDFLSGRSPLTLALRVGDHMMFVQLQLAAQQAPLQHRHVLAAAAAAARGDPGVTSAPVSSPCRPVSGAARVPPVPTGPAPASSPVTAGSFRSHSASTTCPEMDCSPPASAGASPTSPAGGSPTSRSRKPGAVIESFVNHAPGVFSGTFSGTLHPNCQDSSGRPRRDIGTILQILNDLLSATRHYQGMPPSLSQLRCHAQCAPDLAPRATSCEKLAAAAPASLSQARLCKPPGDRLRQTENRATRCKVERLQLLLQQKRLRRKARRDARGPYHWPPSRKAGRSDGGGGGGGPSEAAGLGLDFEDSVWKPEVNPDIKSEFVVA; this is translated from the exons ATGGAGCCGCAGCCCGGCGGCGCCCGGAGCTGCCGGCGCGGGGCCCCCGGCGGTGCCTGCGAGCTGGGCCCGGCGGCCGAGACGGTGCCCATGAGCCTGGCTATCCACAGCACGACAGGCACCCGCTACGAGCTGTCGGTGCCCCCCGACGAGACGGTGGAGGGGCTGCGCAAGCGGCTGTCCCAACGCCTCAAAGTGCCCAAGGAGCGCCTGGCACTGCTCCACAAAGACAC CCGGCTCAGTTCGGGGAAGCTGCAGGAGCTCGGCGTGCGGGACGGCAGCAAGCTGACGCTCGTGCCCACCGTGGAGGCGGGCCTCATG tCTCAGGCCTCCAGGCCAGAACAGTCTGTCATGCAGGCCCTGGAGAGCTTGACCGAGACACAG GTCAGTGACTTCTTGTCGGGCCGCTCGCCGCTGACGCTGGCGCTGCGCGTGGGGGACCACATGATGTTCGTGCAGCTGCAGCTCGCCGCCCAGCAGGCCCCGCTGCAGCACCGCCACGTgctggccgccgccgccgccgccgcccgcggggACCCCGGCGTGACCAGCGCCCCCGTGTCCTCTCCCTGCCGGCCCGTGTCCGGCGCCGCCCGCGTGCCCCCGGTGCCCACCGGCCCTGCCCCTGCGTCCTCACCTGTCACCGCCGGCTCCTTCCGCTCCCACTCGGCCTCCACCACCTGCCCCGAG ATGGACTGCTCCCCTCCTGCCAGCGCTGGTGCCAGCCCCACGTCCCCCGCTGGGGGCAGCCCCACCTCCCGCTCCCGCAAACCTGGCGCGGTCATCGAGAGCTTTGTGAACCACGCCCCAGGGGTCTTCTCAGGGACCTTCTCTG GCACGCTGCACCCCAACTGTCAGGACAGCAGCGGGCGGCCGAGGCGGGACATCGGCACCATCCTGCAGATCCTCAACGACCTCCTGAGCGCCACGCGGCACTACCAGGGCATGCCCCCGTCGCTGAGCCAGCTGCGCTGTCACGCGCAGTGCGCCCCCGACCTCGCCCCCAGAGCTACCTCCTGCGAGAAGCTGGCGGCCGCGGCCCCGGCCTCCCTGAGCCAGGCCCGCCTGTGCAAGCCCCCGG GGGACCGGCTGCGGCAGACGGAAAACCGTGCCACCCGCTGTAAGGTGGAGCGCCTGCAGCTGCTGCTCCAGCAGAAACGGCTCCGCAGGAAGGCGCGGCGCGACGCCCGGGGCCCCTACCACTGGCCGCCCAGCCGCAAGGCCGGCCGCagcgacggcggcggcggcggcggcggccccagCGAGGCGGCCGGCCTGGGTCTCGACTTCGAGGACTCCGTCTGGAAGCCAGAAGTGAACCCCGACATCAAGTCAGAGTTCGTGGTGGCCTAG
- the CIRBP gene encoding cold-inducible RNA-binding protein isoform X3, with the protein MASDEGKLFVGGLSFDTNEQSLEQVFSKYGQISEVVVVKDRETQRSRGFGFVTFENIDDAKDAMMAMNGKSVDGRQIRVDQAGKSSDNRSRGYRGGSAGGRGFFRGGRGRGRGFSRGGGERGYGGSRFDSRSGGYGGSRDYYSSRSQGGGYSDRSSGGSYRDSYDSYG; encoded by the exons ATGGCATCAGATGAGGGCAAGCTTTTCGTTGGAGGGCTGAGTTTTGACACCAACGAGCAGTCATTGGAGCAGGTCTTCTCAAAATACGGACAGATCTCGGAAG TGGTGGTCGTGAAAGACAGGGAGACCCAGCGATCCAGGGGCTTTGGATTTGTCACCTTCGAGAACATCGACGACGCCAAGGACGCCATGATGGCCATGAACGGGAAG TCCGTGGATGGACGGCAGATCCGGGTTGACCAAGCTGGCAAGTCGTCTGATAACCGGTCCCGTGGGTACCGCGGTGGCTCTGCTGGGGGCCGGGGCTTTTTCCGCGGGGGCCGAGGCCGGGGCCGTGGGTTCTCCAGAG GAGGAGGGGAGCGCGGCTACGGGGGGAGCCGGTTCGACTCCAGGAGTGGGGGCTACGGCGGCTCCAGAGACTACTACAGCAG CAGGAGTCAGGGGGGCGGCTACAGCGACCGGAGCTCGGGCGGGTCCTACAGAGACAGCTACGACAGCTATG GTTGA
- the CIRBP gene encoding cold-inducible RNA-binding protein isoform X1, which produces MASDEGKLFVGGLSFDTNEQSLEQVFSKYGQISEVVVVKDRETQRSRGFGFVTFENIDDAKDAMMAMNGKSVDGRQIRVDQAGKSSDNRSRGYRGGSAGGRGFFRGGRGRGRGFSRGGGERGYGGSRFDSRSGGYGGSRDYYSSRSQGGGYSDRSSGGSYRDSYDSYATHNE; this is translated from the exons ATGGCATCAGATGAGGGCAAGCTTTTCGTTGGAGGGCTGAGTTTTGACACCAACGAGCAGTCATTGGAGCAGGTCTTCTCAAAATACGGACAGATCTCGGAAG TGGTGGTCGTGAAAGACAGGGAGACCCAGCGATCCAGGGGCTTTGGATTTGTCACCTTCGAGAACATCGACGACGCCAAGGACGCCATGATGGCCATGAACGGGAAG TCCGTGGATGGACGGCAGATCCGGGTTGACCAAGCTGGCAAGTCGTCTGATAACCGGTCCCGTGGGTACCGCGGTGGCTCTGCTGGGGGCCGGGGCTTTTTCCGCGGGGGCCGAGGCCGGGGCCGTGGGTTCTCCAGAG GAGGAGGGGAGCGCGGCTACGGGGGGAGCCGGTTCGACTCCAGGAGTGGGGGCTACGGCGGCTCCAGAGACTACTACAGCAG CAGGAGTCAGGGGGGCGGCTACAGCGACCGGAGCTCGGGCGGGTCCTACAGAGACAGCTACGACAGCTATG CTACACACAACGAGTAA
- the CIRBP gene encoding cold-inducible RNA-binding protein isoform X4: MASDEGKLFVGGLSFDTNEQSLEQVFSKYGQISEVVVVKDRETQRSRGFGFVTFENIDDAKDAMMAMNGKSVDGRQIRVDQAGKSSDNRSRGYRGGSAGGRGFFRGGRGRGRGFSRGGGERGYGGSRFDSRSGGYGGSRDYYSRSQGGGYSDRSSGGSYRDSYDSYG, from the exons ATGGCATCAGATGAGGGCAAGCTTTTCGTTGGAGGGCTGAGTTTTGACACCAACGAGCAGTCATTGGAGCAGGTCTTCTCAAAATACGGACAGATCTCGGAAG TGGTGGTCGTGAAAGACAGGGAGACCCAGCGATCCAGGGGCTTTGGATTTGTCACCTTCGAGAACATCGACGACGCCAAGGACGCCATGATGGCCATGAACGGGAAG TCCGTGGATGGACGGCAGATCCGGGTTGACCAAGCTGGCAAGTCGTCTGATAACCGGTCCCGTGGGTACCGCGGTGGCTCTGCTGGGGGCCGGGGCTTTTTCCGCGGGGGCCGAGGCCGGGGCCGTGGGTTCTCCAGAG GAGGAGGGGAGCGCGGCTACGGGGGGAGCCGGTTCGACTCCAGGAGTGGGGGCTACGGCGGCTCCAGAGACTACTACAGCAG GAGTCAGGGGGGCGGCTACAGCGACCGGAGCTCGGGCGGGTCCTACAGAGACAGCTACGACAGCTATG GTTGA
- the CIRBP gene encoding cold-inducible RNA-binding protein isoform X2 — protein sequence MASDEGKLFVGGLSFDTNEQSLEQVFSKYGQISEVVVVKDRETQRSRGFGFVTFENIDDAKDAMMAMNGKSVDGRQIRVDQAGKSSDNRSRGYRGGSAGGRGFFRGGRGRGRGFSRGGGERGYGGSRFDSRSGGYGGSRDYYSRSQGGGYSDRSSGGSYRDSYDSYATHNE from the exons ATGGCATCAGATGAGGGCAAGCTTTTCGTTGGAGGGCTGAGTTTTGACACCAACGAGCAGTCATTGGAGCAGGTCTTCTCAAAATACGGACAGATCTCGGAAG TGGTGGTCGTGAAAGACAGGGAGACCCAGCGATCCAGGGGCTTTGGATTTGTCACCTTCGAGAACATCGACGACGCCAAGGACGCCATGATGGCCATGAACGGGAAG TCCGTGGATGGACGGCAGATCCGGGTTGACCAAGCTGGCAAGTCGTCTGATAACCGGTCCCGTGGGTACCGCGGTGGCTCTGCTGGGGGCCGGGGCTTTTTCCGCGGGGGCCGAGGCCGGGGCCGTGGGTTCTCCAGAG GAGGAGGGGAGCGCGGCTACGGGGGGAGCCGGTTCGACTCCAGGAGTGGGGGCTACGGCGGCTCCAGAGACTACTACAGCAG GAGTCAGGGGGGCGGCTACAGCGACCGGAGCTCGGGCGGGTCCTACAGAGACAGCTACGACAGCTATG CTACACACAACGAGTAA
- the FAM174C gene encoding protein FAM174C: protein MGPRVLPPRLLLLLPALLLPALLRGAEETTLSLLPAATNGSQPGAPHNSTHARPPGAPGSPLLRSLYVVLGFTVLAVLYFLIRTFRLKKSQRRRYGLLANTEDPTEMASLDSDEETVFETRNLR, encoded by the exons ATGGGGCCGCGCGTGCTGCCGCCGcggctcctgctgctgctgccggcGCTACTGCTACCGGCGCTGCTGCGCGGGGCCGAGGAGACCACGCTCTCGCTGCTGCCCGCCGCGACGAACGGGAGCCAGCCGGGCGCGCCGCACAACAGCACACACGCGAGGCCGCCGGGCGCGCCGGGCTCGCCGCTGCTGCGCTCCCTCTACGTGGTCTTGGGCTTCACGGTCCTGGCCGTGCTCTACTTCCTCATCCGGACGTTCAG GTTGAAAAAGTCGCAGCGGAGGAGGTACGGGCTCCTGGCCAACACCGAGGACCCCACCGAGATGGCCTCTCTGGACAGCGACGAGGAGACCGTCTTTGAAACAAGGAACCTGAGATG A